From a single Lolium rigidum isolate FL_2022 chromosome 7, APGP_CSIRO_Lrig_0.1, whole genome shotgun sequence genomic region:
- the LOC124670573 gene encoding G-type lectin S-receptor-like serine/threonine-protein kinase B120 isoform X8 translates to MAMRYIPIFILLFLSSSCKSDDQLTHTKPLTLGDTLISNGGGFALGFFSPSSSNTSLYLGIWYHNIPGPITIVWVANRDNPILAPSSPVLAITNSSDLVLSDSQGRTPWAVKKNSTGAGATAVLLDEGNLVLRLPNGKITWQSFDHPTDTVLPKMRFLVSYKAKVAMRLVAWKGPDDPSSGDFSCSGDPSSPDLQFVTWNKTEPYCRLTVRSGKSVSGGTYLTNTSSVLYQTSVNSGDEFYVTYTISDNSTLMRLMIDYTGKLKYLSWNRHTSSWAIFGEHPYVPCELYASCGPFSYCDFTQITPACQCLDGFEPDDGVNFFSKGCYRQEALKCGKQSHFAPLSGMKVPDNFFHIRNRSLDECAAECSRNCSCTAYAYSDLSSAGAMADPSRCLVWSGELIDAGKSTSGENMYIRLANSPVNKKPTTEQILLPIIAFLLLLACIALVGIYKYKAGKWRKKKNQKKLMLGYFSTSKELEGNSTVPSVTFEDILSATNFFADSNLLGRGGFGKVYKGTFEGENVVAVKRLSQNSGQGTVEFRNEVVLIAKLQHKNLVRLLGCCIHGDEKLLIYEYLPNKSLDSYLFDFGMARIFGANQNQANTNRVVGTYGYMSPEYAMRGAFSVKSDTYSFGVLLLEIVSGLKISSPQLIANFSSLITYAWRLWEDEKATELVDCSVVASCPLHEVLRCIHVGLLCVQDHPNDRPLMSSVMNMIENENALLPTPKQPIYFAESNYEGAEARESMENSVNEMSITTLEGR, encoded by the exons ATGGCTATGCGCTACATTCCCATCTTCATCCTCCTATTCTTGAGTTCATCCTGCAAATCTGATGATCAGCTCACACACACAAAGCCACTCACCCTCGGCGATACGCTCATCTCCAACGGCGGGGGCTTTGCTCTCGGCTTCTTCTCCCCGAGCAGCTCCAACACCAGCCTGTACCTTGGGATATGGTACCACAACATCCCTGGACCAATCACCATCGTGTGGGTTGCCAACCGAGACAACCCAATTCTCGCCCCTTCATCCCCGGTGCTCGCCATCACCAACAGTTCAGACCTGGTGTTGTCAGATTCCCAAGGTCGCACTCCTTGGGCGGTGAAGAAAAACAGCACGGGCGCTGGAGCTACTGCAGTGCTTCTCGACGAGGGGAACTTGGTCCTCCGACTTCCAAATGGTAAGATCACATGGCAGAGTTTTGATCACCCAACCGACACAGTACTTCCCAAGATGAGATTTTTGGTGAGCTACAAGGCAAAAGTCGCCATgcggcttgttgcttggaagggcCCAGATGACCCATCTTCTGGGGATTTCTCGTGCAGCGGCGACCCTAGCTCTCCAGACCTTCAGTTCGTCACATGGAACAAGACAGAGCCATATTGCCGCCTCACTGTCCGGAGCGGCAAGTCTGTGTCCGGTGGCACATATCTAACCAACACCAGCTCCGTCTTGTACCAAACGTCTGTCAACTCTGGAGACGAGTTCTACGTCACCTACACAATCTCTGACAACTCAACGCTCATGCGCTTGATGATTGACTACACTGGCAAGTTGAAGTACCTAAGTTGGAATAGACACACATCATCATGGGCAATCTTTGGAGAACACCCCTATGTTCCATGCGAACTCTATGCCTCGTGTGGCCCATTCAGTTATTGCGACTTCACTCAGATTACACCAGCTTGCCAATGCCTTGATGGATTTGAGCCTGACGACGGTGTTAATTTTTTCTCTAAAGGATGTTACAGACAGGAAGCGCTCAAATGCGGCAAGCAAAGTCATTTCGCTCCGTTATCTGGGATGAAGGTTCCTGATAACTTCTTCCACATAAGGAACAGAAGCTTAGATGAATGTGCAGCTGAGTGTAGTCGCAACTGCTCGTGCACGGCTTACGCTTACAGCGACTTGAGTAGCGCCGGTGCAATGGCTGACCCTTCAAGGTGCTTAGTTTGGTCAGGGGAGCTTATCGATGCTGGGAAGTCAACCTCTGGCGAGAATATGTACATCCGCCTGGCCAATTCTCCTG TTAACAAGAAACCTACTACAGAACAGATTCTACTCCCGATTATAGCCTTCTTGTTGCTATTGGCATGCATAGCCCTCGTCGGGATCTACAAATACAAAG CAGGCAaatggagaaagaagaaaaaccaGAAGAAACTGATGCTAGGATACTTCAGCACATCCAAAGAACTTGAGGGCAATAGTACAGTTCCATCTGTTACCTTTGAAGATATCCTTTCAGCAACAAATTTTTTCGCTGACTCCAACTTGCTAGGGCGGGGAGGCTTTGGCAAAGTGTACAAG GGAACATTTGAAGGTGAAAATGTGGTGGCTGTCAAAAGGCTTAGCCAGAATTCTGGACAAGGTACAGTGGAGTTCAGGAATGAAGTAGTTTTAATTGCCAAACTGCAGCACAAAAACCTAGTCAGACTTCTTGGTTGCTGCATTCATGGGGATGAGAAGTTACTGATCTACGAATACCTACCTAACAAAAGCTTGGATTCCTATCTTTTCG ATTTTGGCATGGCAAGAATATTTGGTGCTAACCAGAACCAAGCAAACACTAACCGGGTCGTTGGAACATA TGGTTATATGTCGCCTGAATATGCAATGCGAGGTGCCTTTTCTGTAAAATCAGATACTTATAGCTTCGGCGTTCTTCTACTGGAGATTGTAAGTGGCTTGAAGATCAGCTCACCTCAGCTCATAGCCAACTTTTCTAGCCTGATCACCTAT gcgtggagattatgGGAAGATGAAAAGGCAACTGAACTGGTGGACTGTTCAGTTGTTGCAAGCTGCCCACTTCATGAAGTTCTACGGTGCATTCATGTGGGACTCTTGTGTGTTCAAGATCATCCCAATGATAGGCCACTAATGTCATCGGTTATGAATATGATCGAGAATGAAAACGCACTTCTTCCGACTCCAAAACAACCTATATATTTTGCTGAAAGTAACTATGAAGGTGCAGAAGCAAGAGAGAGCATGGAGAACTCCGTGAATGAAATGAGTATCACCACACTTGAGGGCCGTTAG
- the LOC124670573 gene encoding G-type lectin S-receptor-like serine/threonine-protein kinase B120 isoform X7 — translation MAMRYIPIFILLFLSSSCKSDDQLTHTKPLTLGDTLISNGGGFALGFFSPSSSNTSLYLGIWYHNIPGPITIVWVANRDNPILAPSSPVLAITNSSDLVLSDSQGRTPWAVKKNSTGAGATAVLLDEGNLVLRLPNGKITWQSFDHPTDTVLPKMRFLVSYKAKVAMRLVAWKGPDDPSSGDFSCSGDPSSPDLQFVTWNKTEPYCRLTVRSGKSVSGGTYLTNTSSVLYQTSVNSGDEFYVTYTISDNSTLMRLMIDYTGKLKYLSWNRHTSSWAIFGEHPYVPCELYASCGPFSYCDFTQITPACQCLDGFEPDDGVNFFSKGCYRQEALKCGKQSHFAPLSGMKVPDNFFHIRNRSLDECAAECSRNCSCTAYAYSDLSSAGAMADPSRCLVWSGELIDAGKSTSGENMYIRLANSPGKWRKKKNQKKLMLGYFSTSKELEGNSTVPSVTFEDILSATNFFADSNLLGRGGFGKVYKGTFEGENVVAVKRLSQNSGQGTVEFRNEVVLIAKLQHKNLVRLLGCCIHGDEKLLIYEYLPNKSLDSYLFDFGMARIFGANQNQANTNRVVGTYGYMSPEYAMRGAFSVKSDTYSFGVLLLEIVSGLKISSPQLIANFSSLITYAWRLWEDEKATELVDCSVVASCPLHEVLRCIHVGLLCVQDHPNDRPLMSSVMNMIENENALLPTPKQPIYFAESNYEGAEARESMENSVNEMSITTLEGR, via the exons ATGGCTATGCGCTACATTCCCATCTTCATCCTCCTATTCTTGAGTTCATCCTGCAAATCTGATGATCAGCTCACACACACAAAGCCACTCACCCTCGGCGATACGCTCATCTCCAACGGCGGGGGCTTTGCTCTCGGCTTCTTCTCCCCGAGCAGCTCCAACACCAGCCTGTACCTTGGGATATGGTACCACAACATCCCTGGACCAATCACCATCGTGTGGGTTGCCAACCGAGACAACCCAATTCTCGCCCCTTCATCCCCGGTGCTCGCCATCACCAACAGTTCAGACCTGGTGTTGTCAGATTCCCAAGGTCGCACTCCTTGGGCGGTGAAGAAAAACAGCACGGGCGCTGGAGCTACTGCAGTGCTTCTCGACGAGGGGAACTTGGTCCTCCGACTTCCAAATGGTAAGATCACATGGCAGAGTTTTGATCACCCAACCGACACAGTACTTCCCAAGATGAGATTTTTGGTGAGCTACAAGGCAAAAGTCGCCATgcggcttgttgcttggaagggcCCAGATGACCCATCTTCTGGGGATTTCTCGTGCAGCGGCGACCCTAGCTCTCCAGACCTTCAGTTCGTCACATGGAACAAGACAGAGCCATATTGCCGCCTCACTGTCCGGAGCGGCAAGTCTGTGTCCGGTGGCACATATCTAACCAACACCAGCTCCGTCTTGTACCAAACGTCTGTCAACTCTGGAGACGAGTTCTACGTCACCTACACAATCTCTGACAACTCAACGCTCATGCGCTTGATGATTGACTACACTGGCAAGTTGAAGTACCTAAGTTGGAATAGACACACATCATCATGGGCAATCTTTGGAGAACACCCCTATGTTCCATGCGAACTCTATGCCTCGTGTGGCCCATTCAGTTATTGCGACTTCACTCAGATTACACCAGCTTGCCAATGCCTTGATGGATTTGAGCCTGACGACGGTGTTAATTTTTTCTCTAAAGGATGTTACAGACAGGAAGCGCTCAAATGCGGCAAGCAAAGTCATTTCGCTCCGTTATCTGGGATGAAGGTTCCTGATAACTTCTTCCACATAAGGAACAGAAGCTTAGATGAATGTGCAGCTGAGTGTAGTCGCAACTGCTCGTGCACGGCTTACGCTTACAGCGACTTGAGTAGCGCCGGTGCAATGGCTGACCCTTCAAGGTGCTTAGTTTGGTCAGGGGAGCTTATCGATGCTGGGAAGTCAACCTCTGGCGAGAATATGTACATCCGCCTGGCCAATTCTCCTG GCAaatggagaaagaagaaaaaccaGAAGAAACTGATGCTAGGATACTTCAGCACATCCAAAGAACTTGAGGGCAATAGTACAGTTCCATCTGTTACCTTTGAAGATATCCTTTCAGCAACAAATTTTTTCGCTGACTCCAACTTGCTAGGGCGGGGAGGCTTTGGCAAAGTGTACAAG GGAACATTTGAAGGTGAAAATGTGGTGGCTGTCAAAAGGCTTAGCCAGAATTCTGGACAAGGTACAGTGGAGTTCAGGAATGAAGTAGTTTTAATTGCCAAACTGCAGCACAAAAACCTAGTCAGACTTCTTGGTTGCTGCATTCATGGGGATGAGAAGTTACTGATCTACGAATACCTACCTAACAAAAGCTTGGATTCCTATCTTTTCG ATTTTGGCATGGCAAGAATATTTGGTGCTAACCAGAACCAAGCAAACACTAACCGGGTCGTTGGAACATA TGGTTATATGTCGCCTGAATATGCAATGCGAGGTGCCTTTTCTGTAAAATCAGATACTTATAGCTTCGGCGTTCTTCTACTGGAGATTGTAAGTGGCTTGAAGATCAGCTCACCTCAGCTCATAGCCAACTTTTCTAGCCTGATCACCTAT gcgtggagattatgGGAAGATGAAAAGGCAACTGAACTGGTGGACTGTTCAGTTGTTGCAAGCTGCCCACTTCATGAAGTTCTACGGTGCATTCATGTGGGACTCTTGTGTGTTCAAGATCATCCCAATGATAGGCCACTAATGTCATCGGTTATGAATATGATCGAGAATGAAAACGCACTTCTTCCGACTCCAAAACAACCTATATATTTTGCTGAAAGTAACTATGAAGGTGCAGAAGCAAGAGAGAGCATGGAGAACTCCGTGAATGAAATGAGTATCACCACACTTGAGGGCCGTTAG
- the LOC124670573 gene encoding G-type lectin S-receptor-like serine/threonine-protein kinase B120 isoform X1, with the protein MAMRYIPIFILLFLSSSCKSDDQLTHTKPLTLGDTLISNGGGFALGFFSPSSSNTSLYLGIWYHNIPGPITIVWVANRDNPILAPSSPVLAITNSSDLVLSDSQGRTPWAVKKNSTGAGATAVLLDEGNLVLRLPNGKITWQSFDHPTDTVLPKMRFLVSYKAKVAMRLVAWKGPDDPSSGDFSCSGDPSSPDLQFVTWNKTEPYCRLTVRSGKSVSGGTYLTNTSSVLYQTSVNSGDEFYVTYTISDNSTLMRLMIDYTGKLKYLSWNRHTSSWAIFGEHPYVPCELYASCGPFSYCDFTQITPACQCLDGFEPDDGVNFFSKGCYRQEALKCGKQSHFAPLSGMKVPDNFFHIRNRSLDECAAECSRNCSCTAYAYSDLSSAGAMADPSRCLVWSGELIDAGKSTSGENMYIRLANSPAVNKKPTTEQILLPIIAFLLLLACIALVGIYKYKAGKWRKKKNQKKLMLGYFSTSKELEGNSTVPSVTFEDILSATNFFADSNLLGRGGFGKVYKGTFEGENVVAVKRLSQNSGQGTVEFRNEVVLIAKLQHKNLVRLLGCCIHGDEKLLIYEYLPNKSLDSYLFDGARKYELDWLTRFKIIKGIARGILYLHQDSRLTIIHRDLKASNILLDKEMTPKISDFGMARIFGANQNQANTNRVVGTYGYMSPEYAMRGAFSVKSDTYSFGVLLLEIVSGLKISSPQLIANFSSLITYAWRLWEDEKATELVDCSVVASCPLHEVLRCIHVGLLCVQDHPNDRPLMSSVMNMIENENALLPTPKQPIYFAESNYEGAEARESMENSVNEMSITTLEGR; encoded by the exons ATGGCTATGCGCTACATTCCCATCTTCATCCTCCTATTCTTGAGTTCATCCTGCAAATCTGATGATCAGCTCACACACACAAAGCCACTCACCCTCGGCGATACGCTCATCTCCAACGGCGGGGGCTTTGCTCTCGGCTTCTTCTCCCCGAGCAGCTCCAACACCAGCCTGTACCTTGGGATATGGTACCACAACATCCCTGGACCAATCACCATCGTGTGGGTTGCCAACCGAGACAACCCAATTCTCGCCCCTTCATCCCCGGTGCTCGCCATCACCAACAGTTCAGACCTGGTGTTGTCAGATTCCCAAGGTCGCACTCCTTGGGCGGTGAAGAAAAACAGCACGGGCGCTGGAGCTACTGCAGTGCTTCTCGACGAGGGGAACTTGGTCCTCCGACTTCCAAATGGTAAGATCACATGGCAGAGTTTTGATCACCCAACCGACACAGTACTTCCCAAGATGAGATTTTTGGTGAGCTACAAGGCAAAAGTCGCCATgcggcttgttgcttggaagggcCCAGATGACCCATCTTCTGGGGATTTCTCGTGCAGCGGCGACCCTAGCTCTCCAGACCTTCAGTTCGTCACATGGAACAAGACAGAGCCATATTGCCGCCTCACTGTCCGGAGCGGCAAGTCTGTGTCCGGTGGCACATATCTAACCAACACCAGCTCCGTCTTGTACCAAACGTCTGTCAACTCTGGAGACGAGTTCTACGTCACCTACACAATCTCTGACAACTCAACGCTCATGCGCTTGATGATTGACTACACTGGCAAGTTGAAGTACCTAAGTTGGAATAGACACACATCATCATGGGCAATCTTTGGAGAACACCCCTATGTTCCATGCGAACTCTATGCCTCGTGTGGCCCATTCAGTTATTGCGACTTCACTCAGATTACACCAGCTTGCCAATGCCTTGATGGATTTGAGCCTGACGACGGTGTTAATTTTTTCTCTAAAGGATGTTACAGACAGGAAGCGCTCAAATGCGGCAAGCAAAGTCATTTCGCTCCGTTATCTGGGATGAAGGTTCCTGATAACTTCTTCCACATAAGGAACAGAAGCTTAGATGAATGTGCAGCTGAGTGTAGTCGCAACTGCTCGTGCACGGCTTACGCTTACAGCGACTTGAGTAGCGCCGGTGCAATGGCTGACCCTTCAAGGTGCTTAGTTTGGTCAGGGGAGCTTATCGATGCTGGGAAGTCAACCTCTGGCGAGAATATGTACATCCGCCTGGCCAATTCTCCTG CAGTTAACAAGAAACCTACTACAGAACAGATTCTACTCCCGATTATAGCCTTCTTGTTGCTATTGGCATGCATAGCCCTCGTCGGGATCTACAAATACAAAG CAGGCAaatggagaaagaagaaaaaccaGAAGAAACTGATGCTAGGATACTTCAGCACATCCAAAGAACTTGAGGGCAATAGTACAGTTCCATCTGTTACCTTTGAAGATATCCTTTCAGCAACAAATTTTTTCGCTGACTCCAACTTGCTAGGGCGGGGAGGCTTTGGCAAAGTGTACAAG GGAACATTTGAAGGTGAAAATGTGGTGGCTGTCAAAAGGCTTAGCCAGAATTCTGGACAAGGTACAGTGGAGTTCAGGAATGAAGTAGTTTTAATTGCCAAACTGCAGCACAAAAACCTAGTCAGACTTCTTGGTTGCTGCATTCATGGGGATGAGAAGTTACTGATCTACGAATACCTACCTAACAAAAGCTTGGATTCCTATCTTTTCG ATGGTGCACGAAAATATGAGCTTGATTGGTTGACACGGTTCAAAATAATTAAAGGAATAGCAAGAGGCATTCTTTATCTCCATCAGGATTCAAGATTAACAATAATTCACAGAGATCTCAAAGCAAGCAACATCTTATTGGACAAAGAAATGACTCCGAAAATTTCAGATTTTGGCATGGCAAGAATATTTGGTGCTAACCAGAACCAAGCAAACACTAACCGGGTCGTTGGAACATA TGGTTATATGTCGCCTGAATATGCAATGCGAGGTGCCTTTTCTGTAAAATCAGATACTTATAGCTTCGGCGTTCTTCTACTGGAGATTGTAAGTGGCTTGAAGATCAGCTCACCTCAGCTCATAGCCAACTTTTCTAGCCTGATCACCTAT gcgtggagattatgGGAAGATGAAAAGGCAACTGAACTGGTGGACTGTTCAGTTGTTGCAAGCTGCCCACTTCATGAAGTTCTACGGTGCATTCATGTGGGACTCTTGTGTGTTCAAGATCATCCCAATGATAGGCCACTAATGTCATCGGTTATGAATATGATCGAGAATGAAAACGCACTTCTTCCGACTCCAAAACAACCTATATATTTTGCTGAAAGTAACTATGAAGGTGCAGAAGCAAGAGAGAGCATGGAGAACTCCGTGAATGAAATGAGTATCACCACACTTGAGGGCCGTTAG
- the LOC124670573 gene encoding G-type lectin S-receptor-like serine/threonine-protein kinase B120 isoform X5 → MAMRYIPIFILLFLSSSCKSDDQLTHTKPLTLGDTLISNGGGFALGFFSPSSSNTSLYLGIWYHNIPGPITIVWVANRDNPILAPSSPVLAITNSSDLVLSDSQGRTPWAVKKNSTGAGATAVLLDEGNLVLRLPNGKITWQSFDHPTDTVLPKMRFLVSYKAKVAMRLVAWKGPDDPSSGDFSCSGDPSSPDLQFVTWNKTEPYCRLTVRSGKSVSGGTYLTNTSSVLYQTSVNSGDEFYVTYTISDNSTLMRLMIDYTGKLKYLSWNRHTSSWAIFGEHPYVPCELYASCGPFSYCDFTQITPACQCLDGFEPDDGVNFFSKGCYRQEALKCGKQSHFAPLSGMKVPDNFFHIRNRSLDECAAECSRNCSCTAYAYSDLSSAGAMADPSRCLVWSGELIDAGKSTSGENMYIRLANSPGKWRKKKNQKKLMLGYFSTSKELEGNSTVPSVTFEDILSATNFFADSNLLGRGGFGKVYKGTFEGENVVAVKRLSQNSGQGTVEFRNEVVLIAKLQHKNLVRLLGCCIHGDEKLLIYEYLPNKSLDSYLFDGARKYELDWLTRFKIIKGIARGILYLHQDSRLTIIHRDLKASNILLDKEMTPKISDFGMARIFGANQNQANTNRVVGTYGYMSPEYAMRGAFSVKSDTYSFGVLLLEIVSGLKISSPQLIANFSSLITYAWRLWEDEKATELVDCSVVASCPLHEVLRCIHVGLLCVQDHPNDRPLMSSVMNMIENENALLPTPKQPIYFAESNYEGAEARESMENSVNEMSITTLEGR, encoded by the exons ATGGCTATGCGCTACATTCCCATCTTCATCCTCCTATTCTTGAGTTCATCCTGCAAATCTGATGATCAGCTCACACACACAAAGCCACTCACCCTCGGCGATACGCTCATCTCCAACGGCGGGGGCTTTGCTCTCGGCTTCTTCTCCCCGAGCAGCTCCAACACCAGCCTGTACCTTGGGATATGGTACCACAACATCCCTGGACCAATCACCATCGTGTGGGTTGCCAACCGAGACAACCCAATTCTCGCCCCTTCATCCCCGGTGCTCGCCATCACCAACAGTTCAGACCTGGTGTTGTCAGATTCCCAAGGTCGCACTCCTTGGGCGGTGAAGAAAAACAGCACGGGCGCTGGAGCTACTGCAGTGCTTCTCGACGAGGGGAACTTGGTCCTCCGACTTCCAAATGGTAAGATCACATGGCAGAGTTTTGATCACCCAACCGACACAGTACTTCCCAAGATGAGATTTTTGGTGAGCTACAAGGCAAAAGTCGCCATgcggcttgttgcttggaagggcCCAGATGACCCATCTTCTGGGGATTTCTCGTGCAGCGGCGACCCTAGCTCTCCAGACCTTCAGTTCGTCACATGGAACAAGACAGAGCCATATTGCCGCCTCACTGTCCGGAGCGGCAAGTCTGTGTCCGGTGGCACATATCTAACCAACACCAGCTCCGTCTTGTACCAAACGTCTGTCAACTCTGGAGACGAGTTCTACGTCACCTACACAATCTCTGACAACTCAACGCTCATGCGCTTGATGATTGACTACACTGGCAAGTTGAAGTACCTAAGTTGGAATAGACACACATCATCATGGGCAATCTTTGGAGAACACCCCTATGTTCCATGCGAACTCTATGCCTCGTGTGGCCCATTCAGTTATTGCGACTTCACTCAGATTACACCAGCTTGCCAATGCCTTGATGGATTTGAGCCTGACGACGGTGTTAATTTTTTCTCTAAAGGATGTTACAGACAGGAAGCGCTCAAATGCGGCAAGCAAAGTCATTTCGCTCCGTTATCTGGGATGAAGGTTCCTGATAACTTCTTCCACATAAGGAACAGAAGCTTAGATGAATGTGCAGCTGAGTGTAGTCGCAACTGCTCGTGCACGGCTTACGCTTACAGCGACTTGAGTAGCGCCGGTGCAATGGCTGACCCTTCAAGGTGCTTAGTTTGGTCAGGGGAGCTTATCGATGCTGGGAAGTCAACCTCTGGCGAGAATATGTACATCCGCCTGGCCAATTCTCCTG GCAaatggagaaagaagaaaaaccaGAAGAAACTGATGCTAGGATACTTCAGCACATCCAAAGAACTTGAGGGCAATAGTACAGTTCCATCTGTTACCTTTGAAGATATCCTTTCAGCAACAAATTTTTTCGCTGACTCCAACTTGCTAGGGCGGGGAGGCTTTGGCAAAGTGTACAAG GGAACATTTGAAGGTGAAAATGTGGTGGCTGTCAAAAGGCTTAGCCAGAATTCTGGACAAGGTACAGTGGAGTTCAGGAATGAAGTAGTTTTAATTGCCAAACTGCAGCACAAAAACCTAGTCAGACTTCTTGGTTGCTGCATTCATGGGGATGAGAAGTTACTGATCTACGAATACCTACCTAACAAAAGCTTGGATTCCTATCTTTTCG ATGGTGCACGAAAATATGAGCTTGATTGGTTGACACGGTTCAAAATAATTAAAGGAATAGCAAGAGGCATTCTTTATCTCCATCAGGATTCAAGATTAACAATAATTCACAGAGATCTCAAAGCAAGCAACATCTTATTGGACAAAGAAATGACTCCGAAAATTTCAGATTTTGGCATGGCAAGAATATTTGGTGCTAACCAGAACCAAGCAAACACTAACCGGGTCGTTGGAACATA TGGTTATATGTCGCCTGAATATGCAATGCGAGGTGCCTTTTCTGTAAAATCAGATACTTATAGCTTCGGCGTTCTTCTACTGGAGATTGTAAGTGGCTTGAAGATCAGCTCACCTCAGCTCATAGCCAACTTTTCTAGCCTGATCACCTAT gcgtggagattatgGGAAGATGAAAAGGCAACTGAACTGGTGGACTGTTCAGTTGTTGCAAGCTGCCCACTTCATGAAGTTCTACGGTGCATTCATGTGGGACTCTTGTGTGTTCAAGATCATCCCAATGATAGGCCACTAATGTCATCGGTTATGAATATGATCGAGAATGAAAACGCACTTCTTCCGACTCCAAAACAACCTATATATTTTGCTGAAAGTAACTATGAAGGTGCAGAAGCAAGAGAGAGCATGGAGAACTCCGTGAATGAAATGAGTATCACCACACTTGAGGGCCGTTAG